GCAAGTTCATCCTGGACAACGGCCTGGAGGACAGGGCGTTCCTGGCGGAGCGCGTGAACGGCCTGGAGGAATTCCGGCAGTCCATCAGCACCTACACCCTGGCGTACGCCGAACGCGAGACCGGCATCGACGCCGGGACGCTGGAGGCCCTGGCCCGCCAGATCGCCGCCGAGGAGCGCGTGGCGATCCTGTGGGCGATGGGTGTCACGCAGCAGTGCGGCGGCAGCGATACCAGCGCCGCCATCAGCAACCTGCTGCTGATCACCGGGAACTTCGGCAAACTGGGCGCCGGGGGCTTCCCGCTGCGTGGTCACAACAACGTGCAGGGCGCCAGTGACATGGGCGCCATGCCCGATCAGGTGAGCGGGTACCAGCCGGTCGGGGACGATCTGGTCGTGCAGCGCCACGAGCGCGAGTGGGGCGTCACGCTGCGCCCGGAACGCGGCCTGGACAACACCCAGATGCTCGACGCGGCCATCCAGGGCAAGTTGAAGGCCATGTGGATCACCGGTGAGGAGATGAGCCTGACCGACGCGAACGCCAACCACCTCGCGCAGGGCTTCGAGGCGCTGGAATTCCTGGTGGTGCAGGACCTGTACTTCACGAACACCGCCCGGTACGCGGACGTTGTATTCCCGGCCGCCGCGTCGCTGGAGAAGGAAGGCACGTTCACGAACACCGAACGCCGCATCCAGCGTCTGTACGAGGTCATGCCGCCCCTGAAGGGCACGAAACCCGACTGGCAGATCTACCAGGGAGTCGCGCAGCGCATGGGCGCCGACTGGAAGTACAGCCACCCGAGCGAGGTGATGGACGAGATCGCGCGCCTCACGCCGTTCTTCGCGGGCGTCAGTTACGACCGCCTGCAGGGGTACGACACGCTGTGCTGGCCGGTCGCGGAGGACGGCACGGACTCGCCGCTGCTGCACCAGGAGCGCTTCAACTTCCCGGACGGGAAGGCCCGCCTGTACCCGGCGACGTACAAACCCCGCCAGGAAGCCCCGAACGACGAATTCGACCTGCACCTGAACAGCGGGCGCATGCTGGAGCACTTCCACGAGGGCAACATGACCTTCCGGGCGGAGGGCATCGCCGGGAAGGCCCCGGATTCGTTCGTGGAGGTCAGCCCGGAACTCGCGGCCGAGCGGCAACTCCAGAGCGGGCAGTGGGTGCGGCTGATCAGCGAGCACGGCGCCGTTCGCCTGCGCGCACTCGTCACGGCCCGCGTGAGCGGGAACGAGGTGTTCGTGCCCATGAACGCCCGCAAGGCCGAGGACGCCGTGAACTTCCTGACCGGCAGCCGGGGCGACAGCATCACGAACACCCCCGCGTACAAGGACACCCGCGTGCGCATGGAAGTCCTGCACGACGTGGGCGAGAACCCGCTGCCCGCCAGGAACCACCGCTGGGGCCACCCCACCCCGCAGACGGGCGTGGAAGTCGAGCGCAAGTGGTCACGGCCGGACTACGTGTTCCCCGGCGGGCTGCTGCCCATGCACGGCGACAGCCTGAACGCCCGCGCCGACGCGCTGGCCGGCCCGGCACTGGGCGGCTCGGTCATGGGCGGCGCTGACGACTGACATTCAGCGGGACGGGGCAGGCAACCGCCTCCCCGCTTCCGCGCAGGAGACACCATGGCGAAACCACTTGAATTCACGCCCCGCATCCCGACCGCGCAGGAGAAACTGCATTCCGAGGTCGAGGATTCCACCGACGCGCTGCTGGAGGGCCTGTACCTGCTGCGGCAACTGCATGAGCACGGCGTGCTGGACGTGGCGGGCAAGACCGTGCGGGGCGGCGAGGGTCTGATCGCGTCGCTGCTGCACATCACGGGCGGCGAGAGCGGCACGACCCTGCTGCGCAACGCCACGGAACTGGGCAAGACCCTGGCGGCGCTGGACCCGCGCGAGGTCGGCATTCTGGGCAGCGCCATCACGACCGGCGTGAACGAGGGCGCGCGGCACGTCGCGGCCGGGAAGGGCGTGGGCCTGGGCGAACTGATGGGCCTGCTCAAGGACCGGGACGTGCAGGTGGCACTGGGCGCCCTGTTCGCGGTCCTGAAGGGCGCGGGGCGGGCGCTGCGCGAGGCGAACGGCGACGTCCCGAACACCGCGAACCAGTCCGAGGTGGGCCGCTGAGCACGGCCGGCAGCCAGGGCGGGGAGGCGAGCGTGGGCCTCCCCGTCACGCTGTTCCGGGCGGGTGGGGCGGCGGAGCGGCTGGACGCCGTGGCGGTCGAGGAGCCGCTGGAACTGCGCCTGCACGCGCCCGGCGGTGTGGGAACGGAGGACGCGGGAGCGGGCCTGCCGCTGGGTGTGCTGATGCGCACGCCCGGGCACGACCGCGACCTGCTGCTGGGCTGGCTGATCTCCGAGGGTCTGCTGCCCGCCGCATTCACGCTGGCCCCGGACCCGGAGAACGCGAACGTGTGGTACCTGCGCACGCCGGAGTTCGCGCGGCTGGCGGCGGGCGCGCGACTGGCGGTGTCGTCGAGTGCCTGCGGGGTGTGCGGGTCGGGCAGCATCGAGGCGCTGGCGGTCCGGGCTGTGCCGCCGGTCTGGACGGCGGGGCCGCTGGACGCCGCGTTCCTGGCGGGCCTACCCGAGAGGTTACGGGCGGCCCAGCCGGGCTTCGCGGCG
The DNA window shown above is from Deinococcus sp. LM3 and carries:
- the fdhF gene encoding formate dehydrogenase subunit alpha, with translation MGEIDVPNDVHIRSTVGPTRPPRGEQVQVTVDGAPQLAWVGEPLVDVINRAQIELAQVCYHPQLGPIQTCDTCAVEIDGVVGRACGTKVAAGMTVRTQTIAARAAQRDAYDRIVANHDLYCTVCDNNNGNCTVHNTLGVLGIDHQTRPFQPKSYEKDESNPFYRYDPDQCILCGRCVEACQNVQVNETLTIGWEMEQPRVLWDGGKPIGESSCVSCGHCVTVCPCNALIENSMIGEAGLFTGIPLPVWDAAIDVVKGVEASAGLKPIMNVSEIESAARDRYMKKTKTVCTYCGVGCSFDVWTDERHILKVEPGLGHANGISTCVKGKFGWDYVNSEDRLTAPLIREGDRFREATWDEALDLVARRFMEIRAKDGPDALAFVASSKASNEEAFMVQKFARQVIGTNNVDNCSRYCQSPASKGLSLTTGIGADSGTIKDIENASLVITVGSNAAESHPVLATRVKRAQKLGHTKVIVFDIREHELATRADQFIRPKPGTDFVWLAAVSKFILDNGLEDRAFLAERVNGLEEFRQSISTYTLAYAERETGIDAGTLEALARQIAAEERVAILWAMGVTQQCGGSDTSAAISNLLLITGNFGKLGAGGFPLRGHNNVQGASDMGAMPDQVSGYQPVGDDLVVQRHEREWGVTLRPERGLDNTQMLDAAIQGKLKAMWITGEEMSLTDANANHLAQGFEALEFLVVQDLYFTNTARYADVVFPAAASLEKEGTFTNTERRIQRLYEVMPPLKGTKPDWQIYQGVAQRMGADWKYSHPSEVMDEIARLTPFFAGVSYDRLQGYDTLCWPVAEDGTDSPLLHQERFNFPDGKARLYPATYKPRQEAPNDEFDLHLNSGRMLEHFHEGNMTFRAEGIAGKAPDSFVEVSPELAAERQLQSGQWVRLISEHGAVRLRALVTARVSGNEVFVPMNARKAEDAVNFLTGSRGDSITNTPAYKDTRVRMEVLHDVGENPLPARNHRWGHPTPQTGVEVERKWSRPDYVFPGGLLPMHGDSLNARADALAGPALGGSVMGGADD
- a CDS encoding DUF1641 domain-containing protein, whose product is MAKPLEFTPRIPTAQEKLHSEVEDSTDALLEGLYLLRQLHEHGVLDVAGKTVRGGEGLIASLLHITGGESGTTLLRNATELGKTLAALDPREVGILGSAITTGVNEGARHVAAGKGVGLGELMGLLKDRDVQVALGALFAVLKGAGRALREANGDVPNTANQSEVGR
- a CDS encoding formate dehydrogenase accessory sulfurtransferase FdhD is translated as MGLPVTLFRAGGAAERLDAVAVEEPLELRLHAPGGVGTEDAGAGLPLGVLMRTPGHDRDLLLGWLISEGLLPAAFTLAPDPENANVWYLRTPEFARLAAGARLAVSSSACGVCGSGSIEALAVRAVPPVWTAGPLDAAFLAGLPERLRAAQPGFAATGGLHGAALFTAEGALRCAREDVGRHNAVDKVVGWAHLQQPGPLGDQVLVVSSRAGFEIAQKAVAAGIGVVVAVGAATSLAVDTASVFGVTLCGFTREGRLTVYAGAERVAFH